The following coding sequences lie in one Zingiber officinale cultivar Zhangliang chromosome 2B, Zo_v1.1, whole genome shotgun sequence genomic window:
- the LOC122048873 gene encoding exocyst complex component EXO70H1-like has product MPRKGMRGFFSSSGHSEQRQRDRRPAESSVSPSRRTFSDTLMEDNIASAEQIIGRWGLDVAGSLFSAAGRPDSVHLLRAAAELHRSMVFFSDPSAESSASPEERSAALFRAHELLAAAMRRLEREMHLLLSAHHSILNPRDSLRLQYASSSDASDVDDAEVDGSGVGEAMQDLRAVAKTMISAGYGKECVRIYTTMRKSFVEESIYRLGFDRKKAHVHKLNWAAIEPTIQSWLAAFPVAFRTLFSGERFLCDQVFKGSDTIRESCFADITGDVAARILAFPESVARSKRSPEQIFRLLDLYDAVSEHWPDIETLFAFESTAAVRSQAVASLLRLAEVARATLADFEAAIQRDASRSAVPGGDVHPLTRYVMNYVLFLSDYKTTLADIFADFPFQAPYPPPESLFDATAAATPPVSPPSSSISIVNSLHENPWRSPPSSPTAAAAGSISARIAWLILVLLCKLNGRAELYREAAISYLFLANNLQYIVRKVKESSLAVLLGDEWAVRHAENARHYLRSYKRLAWAKLADEIPMETADMTAEEAERRMRRFDDALEAACKGRAVVSDAEMREQVRESVENMIVPQYRVFHERCKATVASAAALRFSPEDVRNKIDVVFTGSNGRTSSHGSSASGSYSGSTATGSSRTTHRSE; this is encoded by the coding sequence ATGCCGCGGAAGGGAATGCGCGGATTCTTCTCTTCGTCTGGTCACTCGGAGCAGCGGCAGCGCGACCGCCGGCCGGCCGAGAGCTCCGTTTCGCCCTCACGCCGCACGTTCTCGGACACCTTGATGGAGGACAACATCGCCTCTGCGGAGCAGATCATTGGCCGCTGGGGCCTCGATGTGGCCGGCTCCCTCTTCTCCGCCGCCGGCCGGCCCGATTCCGTACACTTGCTGCGCGCCGCGGCGGAACTTCACCGCTCCATGGTTTTCTTCTCCGATCCCTCCGCGGAGTCCTCCGCTTCGCCCGAGGAACGATCCGCAGCGCTGTTCCGCGCGCACGAACTCCTCGCGGCCGCCATGCGCCGCCTCGAGCGTGAGATGCATCTGCTCCTCTCGGCTCATCACTCCATCCTCAACCCCAGAGATTCTCTCCGCCTGCAATATGCCTCCTCTTCTGATGCGTCCGACGTCGATGATGCCGAGGTGGACGGCAGCGGCGTCGGCGAGGCAATGCAAGACCTTCGTGCGGTGGCCAAGACGATGATCTCCGCCGGCTACGGCAAGGAGTGCGTAAGGATCTACACTACTATGCGGAAATCCTTCGTTGAAGAATCCATctatcgattgggattcgaccgcaAGAAAGCTCACGTACACAAGCTCAATTGGGCGGCGATCGAGCCCACAATCCAATCTTGGCTCGCCGCCTTCCCTGTCGCCTTCAGAACACTCTTCTCCGGCGAGCGCTTCCTCTGCGACCAAGTCTTCAAAGGCTCCGACACAATTCGAGAGTCCTGCTTCGCGGACATCACTGGCGACGTTGCCGCCCGAATACTCGCCTTCCCCGAGTCGGTAGCGAGGTCGAAGAGGTCGCCGGAGCAGATTTTCCGGCTCCTTGACCTCTACGACGCCGTCTCCGAGCACTGGCCAGATATAGAGACTTTATTCGCCTTCGAATCCACCGCTGCGGTTCGGTCGCAGGCTGTCGCGTCCCTCCTCCGGCTGGCAGAGGTGGCACGGGCAACGCTGGCAGATTTCGAGGCGGCGATTCAGCGGGATGCTTCCAGGTCCGCCGTCCCCGGCGGCGACGTCCACCCCCTCACCCGATACGTCATGAACTACGTCCTCTTCCTCTCCGACTACAAAACTACGCTCGCCGACATCTTCGCCGACTTCCCCTTTCAGGCACCGTATCCTCCGCCAGAGTCCCTGTTCGACGCGACGGCGGCGGCGACGCCGCCGGTGTCCCCGCCTTCCTCCTCCATTTCCATCGTCAACTCCTTACATGAAAATCCATGGAGGTCCCCTCCCTCTTCCCCCACCGCCGCCGCAGCCGGATCGATTTCAGCACGAATAGCGTGGCTCATTCTCGTTCTCCTCTGCAAGCTCAATGGCAGGGCGGAGCTCTACCGAGAAGCGGCGATCTCGTACCTCTTCCTCGCCAACAACCTCCAGTACATCGTAAGGAAGGTGAAAGAGAGCTCCCTGGCCGTTCTCCTCGGCGACGAGTGGGCGGTGCGGCACGCCGAAAACGCGAGGCACTACCTGAGGAGCTACAAGAGGCTCGCGTGGGCGAAGCTGGCCGATGAAATTCCCATGGAGACGGCAGACATGACGGCGGAGGAAGCAGAGAGACGGATGCGGCGGTTCGACGATGCGCTGGAGGCAGCGTGCAAGGGGCGTGCGGTGGTGTCTGACGCCGAGATGCGGGAGCAGGTGAGGGAGTCAGTGGAGAATATGATCGTCCCTCAGTACCGAGTCTTCCACGAGAGGTGCAAGGCCACTGTCGCCTCGGCGGCGGCGTTGAGGTTTTCGCCGGAGGACGTGAGGAACAAGATCGATGTGGTCTTCACCGGCTCGAATGGAAGAACTTCGTCGCACGGTTCATCTGCTTCCGGTTCATACTCTGGCTCGACTGCTACCGGTTCATCAAGGACAACGCACCGGTCtgaataa